In Promicromonospora sp. Populi, one genomic interval encodes:
- a CDS encoding SigE family RNA polymerase sigma factor yields the protein MDMSTQVSDAPLVRVEVVRTRDQEFTAFVQNSGPYLHKTALLLAGDSHRAEELVQETFERTYRAWRKARDGEPRAYARRILLNLRVDKWRRTRREVVSDAVPAGSEPGHADRVVVRDEVVRALAQLPLSQRRVVVLRHLLDLTEVETARELGLALGTVKSANARGIARLREIFQEGVR from the coding sequence ATGGACATGTCGACTCAGGTGAGCGATGCCCCGCTGGTCCGGGTCGAGGTGGTGCGCACGCGCGACCAGGAGTTCACGGCGTTCGTCCAGAACTCCGGCCCGTACCTCCACAAGACGGCTCTGCTACTGGCCGGCGATTCGCACCGCGCCGAGGAGCTGGTTCAGGAGACGTTCGAGCGCACCTACCGTGCGTGGCGCAAGGCCCGTGACGGTGAGCCACGCGCTTACGCGCGGCGCATCCTGCTCAACCTGCGCGTGGACAAGTGGCGGCGCACGCGCCGCGAGGTTGTGTCCGACGCCGTCCCAGCCGGGTCAGAGCCTGGGCACGCGGACCGGGTGGTGGTCCGCGACGAGGTTGTGCGCGCGTTGGCCCAGCTCCCCCTGTCGCAGCGTCGGGTCGTGGTGCTGCGGCACCTGCTCGACCTGACAGAGGTGGAGACGGCTCGCGAGCTCGGCCTGGCCCTGGGCACCGTCAAGTCTGCCAACGCACGTGGGATCGCCCGCCTGCGCGAGATCTTCCAGGAAGGTGTGCGATGA
- the dnaB gene encoding replicative DNA helicase has product MSIEELESSYSERSPGLDRTPPQDVAAEMSVLGGMLLSKDAIADVIEQIRGNDFYRPAHEAIYDAIIDLYGRGEPADAITVLAELQRRGEHTRVGGAPYLHDLMAGVPTAANAGYYARIVRERAIMRRLVEAGTRIVQMGYATDGGEVDDVVNNAQAEVYAVTERRASEDYLALADIIGPTFDEIDAAQGRGEGLTGVPTGYSDFDRLTNGLHPGQMIVVAARPAVGKALALDTPLPTPTGWTTMGEVAVGDYLLGADGTPTRVVAATEVMQGRPCYEVEFDDGTVIVADAQHQWVTSTRTQRRKVRAGTEPETAVHTTEEILASLRTATADKRANHSVVTAKPLNLPDTVLPIHPYALGIWLGDGTSRRAEFTSADPEIAMMVEGLGYVARPRGTVKGSARTYSMLLPEPEVQPQACIVCGTEFMPKMASLLACSKSCAARSRGMKRPGQPTCPDCGKPGWGFRRCQECHNTHGTMGGRLRSLNLLQNKHIPTEYLRASEDQRRALLAGLLDSDGTVNPQGSVQIAVTNKRLAQDARELILSLGYRTGWSEKRVNGRSETSSTAFTITFTTEDDVFALERKRLTHKARRRPATAKLTSRFVVNIRAIESVPVRCVEVENPAHLYLASRSMVPTHNSVLGINVAAHAAIHHDMAAVIFSLEMSRNEIVMRMLAAEARVPLTKMRSGNMDDGDWQKLAATMGKVSDAPLFIDDSPNMSLMEIRAKCRRLKQRHDLKLVVIDYLQLMSSGKRVESRQQEVSEFSRSLKLLAKELEVPVIAISQLNRGAEQRSDKKPQMSDLRESGSIEQDADVVLLLHREDAYEKESPRAGEADFIVAKHRNGPTDVITVAFQGHYQRFVDMQV; this is encoded by the coding sequence ATGTCGATCGAAGAGCTCGAGTCGAGCTATTCCGAGCGCAGCCCGGGCCTCGACCGCACCCCGCCGCAGGACGTCGCCGCCGAGATGAGCGTGCTGGGCGGCATGCTGCTGTCCAAGGACGCCATCGCCGACGTGATCGAGCAGATCCGCGGCAACGACTTCTACCGGCCGGCGCACGAGGCGATCTACGACGCGATCATCGACCTCTACGGTCGCGGCGAGCCGGCCGACGCCATCACGGTGCTCGCCGAGCTGCAGCGCCGTGGTGAGCACACTCGTGTTGGCGGCGCTCCGTACCTGCACGACCTCATGGCGGGCGTCCCCACGGCGGCGAACGCCGGGTACTACGCCCGGATCGTGCGCGAGCGCGCCATCATGCGCCGCCTCGTGGAGGCGGGCACCCGCATCGTCCAGATGGGCTACGCCACCGACGGCGGCGAGGTCGACGACGTCGTCAACAACGCGCAGGCCGAGGTCTACGCGGTGACGGAGCGGCGAGCGTCGGAGGACTACCTGGCGCTGGCCGACATCATCGGACCGACGTTCGACGAGATCGACGCCGCGCAGGGCCGCGGCGAGGGGCTCACCGGTGTGCCGACGGGCTACTCGGACTTCGACCGCCTGACGAACGGCCTGCACCCGGGCCAGATGATCGTCGTGGCCGCCCGACCTGCAGTCGGAAAGGCCCTCGCGCTCGACACTCCGCTGCCGACGCCGACCGGGTGGACCACCATGGGCGAGGTCGCCGTGGGGGACTATCTCCTGGGGGCGGACGGCACTCCCACACGAGTGGTTGCGGCAACCGAGGTCATGCAGGGTCGCCCTTGCTATGAGGTGGAGTTCGACGACGGCACGGTGATCGTTGCTGACGCTCAGCACCAGTGGGTGACGAGCACGCGTACACAACGCCGCAAGGTGCGAGCGGGTACCGAGCCCGAGACGGCTGTCCACACCACCGAGGAAATCCTGGCTTCCCTGCGGACAGCCACGGCCGACAAGCGTGCAAACCACTCAGTGGTTACCGCCAAGCCCCTGAACCTGCCTGACACGGTATTGCCGATCCATCCCTACGCGCTCGGCATCTGGCTGGGCGATGGCACGTCGCGGCGTGCAGAGTTCACATCGGCTGACCCTGAGATCGCGATGATGGTCGAGGGCTTGGGCTACGTAGCCCGGCCTCGAGGCACGGTCAAGGGCTCTGCTCGAACGTACTCGATGCTGCTCCCTGAGCCCGAGGTGCAGCCTCAGGCGTGCATTGTCTGTGGCACGGAGTTCATGCCGAAGATGGCTTCGCTGCTCGCGTGCAGCAAGTCCTGCGCTGCCCGTTCCCGCGGTATGAAGCGCCCCGGGCAGCCCACGTGCCCCGACTGCGGCAAGCCCGGCTGGGGCTTCCGCCGGTGCCAGGAGTGCCACAACACCCATGGCACGATGGGCGGTCGCCTTCGCAGTCTCAATCTCCTCCAGAACAAGCACATCCCGACCGAGTACCTCCGTGCGAGTGAGGATCAGCGACGAGCCTTGCTCGCAGGGCTCCTCGACTCCGACGGGACCGTCAACCCGCAGGGCAGTGTCCAGATCGCCGTGACCAACAAGCGACTCGCCCAGGACGCCCGCGAACTGATCCTGTCGCTCGGGTACCGCACCGGTTGGTCGGAGAAGCGAGTCAACGGCCGGAGCGAGACATCTTCCACAGCCTTCACGATCACGTTCACCACTGAGGACGACGTCTTCGCCCTGGAGCGCAAGCGGCTGACCCACAAGGCCCGCCGCCGTCCGGCGACGGCGAAACTGACGTCACGGTTCGTAGTGAATATTCGGGCGATCGAGTCGGTGCCCGTGCGTTGTGTCGAGGTGGAGAATCCGGCGCACCTGTACCTCGCGAGCAGGTCGATGGTCCCCACCCACAACTCCGTGCTCGGCATCAACGTCGCTGCTCACGCGGCGATTCACCACGACATGGCCGCCGTCATCTTCTCCCTGGAGATGAGCCGCAACGAGATCGTCATGCGAATGCTCGCCGCCGAAGCCCGCGTTCCGCTAACCAAGATGCGCAGCGGCAACATGGATGACGGCGACTGGCAGAAGCTCGCCGCCACCATGGGCAAGGTCTCCGACGCCCCGCTGTTCATCGACGACTCGCCAAACATGTCGCTGATGGAGATCCGTGCCAAGTGCCGACGGCTCAAGCAGCGGCACGACCTCAAGCTGGTCGTCATCGACTATCTCCAGCTGATGTCGTCGGGCAAGCGCGTCGAGTCGCGGCAGCAGGAGGTCTCGGAGTTCTCGCGTTCGCTCAAGCTGCTCGCGAAGGAGCTTGAGGTCCCCGTCATCGCCATCTCGCAGCTGAACCGTGGCGCCGAGCAGCGCAGCGACAAGAAACCGCAGATGTCCGATCTGCGTGAATCTGGGTCAATTGAGCAGGATGCCGACGTTGTCCTACTTTTGCACCGCGAGGACGCGTACGAGAAGGAGTCACCGCGCGCCGGCGAGGCGGACTTCATCGTGGCCAAGCACCGTAACGGCCCCACCGACGTGATCACCGTGGCATTCCAGGGGCACTACCAACGGTTCGTCGACATGCAGGTGTGA
- a CDS encoding MATE family efflux transporter — translation MGESRHTPDSRRSIDREVLALAVPALGALVAEPVFVLVDSAVVGHLGTAQLAGLSLASNVLLTLVGLCIFLAYTTTASVARLTGAGKEREALQSGIDGIWLALGIGAVLVVVLLLAAPVTVTALGADGDVAQYAVTYLRWSAPGLAAMLVVQAATGVLRGLRDTRTPLVVAAAGALVNTGLNIALVYGAGMGIAGSGLGTAITQFLMAAVLGVIVVRGARSRGASLRPHRAGILSGARAGVPLVVRTLSLRAAILVTVVVATDLGAVALAGHQVVSSLWGLAAFALDALAIAAQALVGHGLGAGNVGNVRLVLRRCLQWGVGAGAMIGVILAAAGWWIAPLFSADPDVRVAITLGIAVCGVLMPMAGWVFVLDGVLIGAGDGRYLAWAGMATLVVYLPFALAVSAWAPDGAPGLAWLWLAFAGVFMAARAVTTGWRARSDRWLVTGA, via the coding sequence TTGGGCGAGTCTCGCCACACCCCGGACTCCCGGCGATCCATCGACCGGGAAGTCCTCGCCCTGGCAGTCCCGGCGCTCGGTGCACTAGTCGCCGAACCCGTCTTTGTGCTCGTGGACAGCGCAGTGGTGGGCCACCTCGGCACGGCCCAGCTCGCCGGTCTCTCCCTCGCGAGCAACGTGCTGCTGACACTCGTCGGGCTGTGCATCTTCCTCGCGTACACGACGACGGCGTCAGTGGCGCGCCTGACCGGGGCCGGCAAGGAGCGGGAGGCGCTGCAGTCCGGCATCGACGGGATCTGGCTCGCACTCGGGATCGGGGCCGTCCTCGTCGTCGTCCTGCTGCTCGCCGCGCCAGTGACGGTGACTGCTCTGGGCGCGGACGGCGACGTCGCGCAGTATGCCGTGACCTATCTGCGGTGGTCCGCACCTGGGCTCGCCGCGATGCTTGTGGTCCAGGCCGCGACCGGCGTGCTGCGGGGTCTGCGGGACACGCGCACGCCGCTGGTCGTCGCGGCCGCCGGGGCCCTCGTCAACACCGGGCTGAACATCGCGCTCGTGTACGGGGCCGGGATGGGGATAGCCGGCTCGGGCCTGGGCACGGCCATCACCCAGTTCCTCATGGCGGCGGTGCTCGGCGTGATCGTGGTGCGCGGGGCGCGCTCCCGTGGCGCGAGCCTGCGCCCGCACCGGGCGGGCATCCTGTCCGGCGCCCGGGCAGGTGTGCCCCTGGTCGTCCGCACCCTCAGCCTGCGCGCCGCGATCCTGGTCACCGTGGTGGTCGCGACCGACCTCGGTGCCGTCGCACTGGCGGGGCACCAGGTCGTGAGCTCGCTGTGGGGGCTCGCCGCCTTCGCGCTCGACGCGCTGGCGATCGCGGCGCAGGCGCTGGTGGGACACGGGCTCGGGGCCGGCAACGTCGGGAACGTGCGGCTCGTGCTGCGCCGCTGCCTGCAGTGGGGCGTCGGGGCGGGCGCGATGATCGGCGTGATCCTCGCCGCGGCCGGCTGGTGGATCGCACCACTGTTCTCCGCTGACCCCGACGTGCGCGTCGCCATCACCCTGGGCATCGCCGTGTGCGGCGTCCTCATGCCGATGGCCGGCTGGGTCTTTGTGCTCGACGGCGTCCTCATCGGCGCCGGAGACGGCCGCTACCTCGCCTGGGCGGGCATGGCGACCCTGGTGGTCTACCTGCCGTTCGCGCTCGCGGTCTCCGCCTGGGCCCCTGACGGCGCACCCGGGCTCGCCTGGCTCTGGCTCGCGTTCGCGGGTGTGTTCATGGCCGCCCGCGCCGTGACGACGGGGTGGCGTGCGCGGAGCGACCGCTGGCTGGTCACCGGGGCGTGA
- a CDS encoding winged helix-turn-helix domain-containing protein, translated as MTFDLAPGSAPGLVVCVGLPSDQIIEIAHLLRGRATVLATPDPESARAVLANQAAPRRPAGAARRSLALQAERFDNPVPPEEHYGRHLPDPGRHVESDNLTDASVRAEAEIRPTSLSSRSASGSTLGPGSALGPGSALVRPLPSLSDAGAAGYRGRPGSMLHGVPARPVLHETSPPPTGPVTGTLTAVPAAARPVTGPVPAVTGSIPMVAPPTLDPLVAGPLLVDLAGREVTALGRRVYLSAREFDLLATLALETGRVWSFAELTARVWQLPYLGDSDPVTSAVKRLRKRLAPVHDVEVASVRGVGYRLNVWGLTDVRA; from the coding sequence GTGACGTTCGACCTCGCACCAGGTTCCGCCCCCGGCCTCGTCGTCTGCGTGGGCCTCCCTTCCGACCAGATCATCGAGATCGCCCACCTGCTCCGCGGTCGGGCGACGGTGCTCGCCACCCCCGACCCGGAGAGCGCCCGCGCCGTCCTCGCCAACCAGGCAGCGCCCCGGCGCCCCGCCGGGGCGGCCCGGCGCAGCCTCGCTCTGCAGGCCGAGCGGTTCGACAACCCTGTACCGCCGGAGGAGCACTACGGCCGGCACCTCCCCGATCCCGGCCGCCATGTCGAGAGCGACAACCTCACGGACGCGTCCGTGCGGGCCGAGGCGGAGATCCGGCCGACGTCGCTGTCGTCGCGCTCGGCATCGGGTTCAACGTTGGGCCCGGGGTCGGCGTTGGGCCCTGGGTCGGCGTTGGTCCGTCCGTTGCCCAGCCTGTCCGACGCCGGAGCCGCCGGTTACCGCGGGCGACCCGGGTCCATGCTGCACGGGGTGCCGGCCCGACCGGTGCTGCACGAGACAAGCCCCCCGCCGACCGGGCCCGTGACCGGGACGCTCACCGCCGTCCCGGCTGCCGCGCGCCCGGTCACCGGCCCGGTTCCCGCCGTCACGGGTTCGATACCGATGGTCGCCCCGCCCACGCTGGATCCGCTGGTGGCCGGGCCGCTGCTCGTCGACCTCGCCGGCCGCGAGGTCACGGCGCTGGGGCGGCGCGTCTACCTGTCGGCGCGGGAGTTCGACCTGCTCGCCACCCTCGCCCTGGAGACCGGACGGGTGTGGTCGTTCGCCGAGCTCACGGCACGGGTGTGGCAGCTGCCCTATCTCGGCGACTCCGACCCGGTGACCTCCGCGGTGAAGCGGCTGCGCAAGCGGCTGGCGCCGGTCCACGACGTAGAGGTCGCCTCGGTGCGCGGCGTGGGCTACCGGCTCAACGTGTGGGGCCTGACCGACGTGCGGGCCTGA
- a CDS encoding carboxypeptidase regulatory-like domain-containing protein, whose protein sequence is MHRRTALAQRSTTATAVLALVATSALSVAPAAFAGTAPTTAPTTTKTVAADPDEKFTDFAREMLTERKTADFWVVLAEEADLSAAKNIADWDERGQYVYDTLTSTAKTSQASLVKELDAADADYESFWISNRILVEDGTLELADELAASAKVEQISETVQLGLVEPIKRVPTGDVGTQAVEWGLDAINAPEVWAQGYTGAGITVSNIDTGAQYDHPALADKYRGLQADGTVVNDYNWQDTSGSAELPFDDNGHGTHTMGTMVGDDGAGNQIGVAPDAEWIATNGCDSCSDVALLESGQWIVAPTRTDGSDPDPSQRPNVVNNSWGYTAAGTIDDWYSDTTAAWEASGVFGTWSAGNSGPSCTTTSSPGANTASYSVGAFDSSGAIAGFSSRGAGEDGLVKPNISAPGVNVRSSVPGDGYAAFNGTSMAAPHLAGAIALLWSAAPTLVGDIEGTQALLNETAVDTNNTTCGGTAENNNVWGEGKLDVAALIAAAPIGATGTVTGTVTDADGAPIASADVVLDGDRDRTVSTGSDGTFSARVATGDYTVSASAFGYLPSAPASAEVTEDGTVDVPITLAAAPSHAVTGTVTYAGSGGPVANAPVSLGSHFEDVTTGADGTFAFADVPEGTYPINVTVGGCASSYEGEVVVDGAEDVSVEITALTDDFGYSCATSTGDYLQGSTRLTLTGDDVQTSLALPFEFPYYGVGYDSAFVTSNGHLNFLAGSTSYANGAIPGTAVPNAALFPFWDDLFIDASAGLYTGTTTVDGEDAFVVEWRNVRKYAPTTDRLNFSVTLVADGTVLFGYGAVTDTVTAKGNSASIGIENETGTIGLPYSINTAAVSEGLTVTYTPPVLAFLEGTVTDRNTGEPVEGAEVTATSGEETRTATTGADGTYSAIAVPGDYTIDITAPDYEPAAGTLSLEPEATGTYDAALAAGLITVSTEAINATIPLGSTTTKRFTVKNEGTAPADVEVVGAGGGFDILGTDSQAVVQHPQREATVVQSTKPSAKVGSSFGGSGSGSQLRAAGTGTAGESVLPESIPVSPNATTITHSASQEVAALNSASCGSIAGTTENHFFRTFTLSDFDIDDDFEVSEVSFGVEEATAQTLTVNLYTLQGALTFANLTSIGTAQANIPASTLTMISVPVTGEVPAGATLVVEVVSPNQQATGGVFYVGSNDAGQTAPSYLSAPDCALTEPATTDSIGWPGMHIVMNVSGDVAGGGSDLSWVTFTPTEFTLAPGQSKTITATLSGVVAQPGTFTGSLLATAATPYDAPSVGLSLKVNPPKSWGKLSGTVGGFTPDGVVSLGDSVVQINGKFSGVTLVTGSDGVYEYWFDKSERTAQIIATSSGYVPQVGSAKVTAGTTVVTDFELDPIK, encoded by the coding sequence ATGCACCGTCGAACTGCTCTCGCACAACGCTCGACGACCGCCACAGCGGTTCTCGCGCTTGTTGCGACGTCAGCTCTGAGCGTCGCTCCAGCGGCGTTCGCTGGAACTGCACCGACCACCGCACCGACGACCACCAAGACCGTCGCTGCCGACCCCGACGAGAAGTTCACCGACTTCGCACGGGAGATGCTGACCGAGCGCAAGACCGCCGACTTCTGGGTGGTCCTCGCCGAGGAGGCAGACCTTTCGGCCGCCAAGAACATCGCGGACTGGGACGAGCGGGGCCAGTACGTCTACGACACGCTCACCTCGACGGCCAAGACCTCGCAGGCGAGCCTGGTCAAGGAGCTCGACGCCGCGGACGCCGACTACGAGAGCTTCTGGATCAGCAACCGGATCCTCGTCGAGGACGGCACGCTGGAGCTGGCGGACGAGCTCGCGGCGAGCGCCAAGGTCGAGCAGATCAGCGAGACGGTGCAGCTCGGCCTGGTCGAGCCGATCAAGCGGGTGCCGACCGGCGACGTCGGGACGCAGGCCGTGGAGTGGGGCCTGGACGCCATCAACGCCCCCGAGGTGTGGGCGCAGGGCTACACGGGTGCGGGCATCACGGTGTCGAACATCGACACCGGTGCGCAGTACGACCACCCGGCCCTGGCTGACAAGTACCGCGGCCTGCAGGCCGACGGGACTGTCGTGAACGACTACAACTGGCAGGACACGTCCGGTTCCGCCGAGCTGCCGTTCGACGACAACGGTCACGGCACGCACACCATGGGGACCATGGTGGGTGACGACGGCGCCGGCAACCAGATCGGTGTCGCTCCTGACGCCGAGTGGATCGCGACGAACGGCTGTGACAGCTGCTCGGACGTGGCCCTGCTCGAGTCGGGGCAGTGGATCGTCGCCCCGACGCGGACCGACGGCTCGGACCCCGACCCGTCGCAGCGCCCCAACGTCGTCAACAACTCCTGGGGCTACACGGCCGCGGGCACGATCGACGACTGGTACAGCGACACCACCGCCGCCTGGGAGGCGTCCGGCGTGTTCGGTACCTGGTCTGCCGGTAACTCGGGCCCGTCCTGCACGACGACGTCGTCGCCGGGCGCCAACACCGCCTCGTACTCGGTCGGCGCGTTCGACTCGTCCGGTGCCATCGCGGGCTTCTCGTCGCGCGGTGCTGGCGAGGACGGCCTGGTCAAGCCCAACATCTCCGCCCCGGGCGTCAACGTGCGCTCCTCAGTTCCCGGTGACGGCTACGCGGCCTTCAACGGCACGTCCATGGCCGCCCCGCACCTCGCGGGTGCGATCGCGCTGCTGTGGAGCGCGGCCCCCACGCTCGTCGGCGACATCGAGGGCACGCAGGCGCTGCTCAACGAGACCGCCGTCGACACGAACAACACCACCTGCGGCGGTACCGCCGAGAACAACAACGTGTGGGGCGAGGGCAAGCTCGATGTCGCCGCCCTCATCGCCGCCGCCCCGATCGGTGCCACCGGTACCGTCACCGGCACGGTGACGGACGCCGACGGCGCTCCGATCGCGTCGGCCGACGTCGTCCTCGACGGCGACCGGGACCGCACCGTCAGCACCGGCTCGGACGGCACGTTCAGCGCGCGCGTCGCGACCGGCGACTACACGGTGTCGGCGTCCGCCTTTGGTTACCTGCCCTCTGCACCGGCGTCCGCCGAGGTCACCGAGGACGGGACCGTCGACGTGCCGATCACGCTCGCGGCCGCTCCGTCGCACGCCGTGACGGGCACGGTCACCTACGCCGGTTCGGGCGGCCCGGTAGCGAACGCTCCGGTCAGCCTCGGCAGCCACTTCGAGGACGTCACCACCGGCGCGGACGGCACCTTCGCCTTCGCCGACGTCCCCGAGGGCACCTACCCGATCAACGTGACCGTTGGCGGCTGCGCGTCGTCGTACGAGGGTGAGGTGGTCGTCGACGGCGCGGAGGACGTGTCGGTCGAGATCACCGCGCTGACCGACGACTTCGGCTACTCGTGCGCCACGTCCACCGGTGACTACCTGCAGGGCAGCACCAGGCTCACGCTCACCGGCGACGACGTGCAGACGTCGCTCGCCCTGCCCTTCGAGTTCCCCTACTACGGCGTCGGCTACGACTCGGCATTCGTCACGTCGAACGGCCACCTGAACTTCCTGGCGGGCAGCACGTCGTACGCGAACGGCGCGATCCCGGGCACTGCGGTGCCCAACGCCGCACTGTTCCCGTTCTGGGACGACCTCTTCATCGACGCCTCGGCGGGCCTGTACACGGGCACGACGACGGTCGACGGCGAGGACGCGTTCGTCGTCGAGTGGCGCAACGTGCGCAAGTACGCCCCGACGACTGACCGGCTGAACTTCTCGGTCACCCTCGTCGCCGACGGCACTGTGCTCTTCGGCTACGGCGCGGTCACCGACACGGTCACGGCCAAGGGCAACTCGGCGTCGATCGGCATCGAGAACGAGACCGGCACGATCGGCCTGCCGTACTCGATCAACACGGCGGCCGTCTCCGAGGGCCTCACGGTCACCTACACGCCGCCGGTGCTCGCCTTCCTCGAGGGCACGGTCACCGACCGGAACACCGGTGAGCCCGTCGAGGGGGCGGAGGTCACGGCCACGTCGGGCGAGGAGACCCGGACCGCGACCACCGGGGCGGACGGCACCTACTCGGCCATCGCCGTCCCGGGCGACTACACGATCGACATCACGGCGCCGGACTACGAGCCGGCGGCGGGCACGCTGAGCCTCGAGCCCGAGGCCACCGGTACCTACGACGCTGCGCTCGCCGCGGGCCTGATCACGGTCAGCACCGAGGCGATCAACGCCACGATCCCGCTGGGCAGCACCACTACCAAGCGGTTCACGGTGAAGAACGAGGGCACCGCACCCGCCGACGTCGAGGTTGTCGGCGCGGGCGGCGGCTTCGACATCCTGGGCACCGACAGCCAGGCGGTCGTCCAGCACCCGCAGCGCGAGGCGACGGTGGTCCAGTCCACCAAGCCGTCGGCCAAGGTCGGCTCCTCGTTCGGCGGCTCGGGCTCCGGCTCGCAGCTCCGGGCGGCAGGCACGGGCACGGCGGGCGAGAGCGTTCTCCCGGAGTCCATCCCGGTCTCCCCGAACGCCACGACCATCACCCACTCGGCGTCGCAGGAGGTCGCGGCACTCAACTCGGCATCCTGCGGCAGCATCGCGGGGACCACGGAGAACCACTTCTTCCGGACGTTCACGCTGAGCGACTTCGACATCGACGACGACTTCGAGGTCTCGGAGGTGTCCTTCGGTGTCGAGGAGGCCACGGCCCAGACCCTGACCGTCAACCTCTACACGCTTCAGGGTGCGCTCACCTTCGCCAACCTGACCTCGATCGGGACGGCCCAGGCGAACATCCCGGCGTCGACCCTGACGATGATCTCGGTGCCCGTCACCGGTGAGGTGCCCGCGGGCGCCACGCTCGTGGTCGAGGTCGTCTCGCCCAACCAGCAGGCAACCGGCGGCGTGTTCTACGTCGGGTCCAACGACGCGGGTCAGACCGCGCCGTCGTACCTCTCGGCCCCCGACTGCGCGCTCACGGAGCCGGCGACCACCGACTCCATCGGCTGGCCCGGCATGCACATCGTCATGAACGTCTCGGGTGACGTCGCCGGCGGCGGCAGCGACCTCTCGTGGGTGACCTTCACCCCGACGGAGTTCACGCTGGCGCCGGGGCAGAGCAAGACGATCACGGCGACCCTCAGCGGCGTCGTGGCGCAGCCTGGCACCTTCACCGGCTCGCTCCTGGCGACCGCGGCCACGCCGTACGACGCCCCGTCGGTCGGTCTGTCCCTGAAGGTCAACCCGCCGAAGAGCTGGGGCAAGCTCTCCGGCACCGTGGGGGGCTTCACGCCGGACGGCGTGGTCTCGCTCGGTGACTCCGTGGTGCAGATCAACGGCAAGTTCTCGGGGGTCACCCTGGTCACCGGGAGCGACGGCGTCTACGAGTACTGGTTCGACAAGTCGGAGCGGACGGCGCAGATCATCGCCACGTCCAGCGGGTACGTCCCGCAGGTCGGCTCCGCGAAGGTGACGGCGGGCACCACCGTCGTGACCGACTTCGAGCTGGACCCGATCAAGTAG
- a CDS encoding inositol-3-phosphate synthase encodes MTSIRVGIVGVGNCASSLVQGVHYYRDADPASTVPGLMHVRFGDYHVSDLEFVAAFDVDAKKVGFDLAEAITASENNTIKIADVPPLGVTVQRGPTLDGLGDYYRQTIDESTKDAVDVVATLRAAEVDVLVCYLPVGSEKAAKFYAQCAIDAGVAFVNALPVFIASDPQWAAKFEEAGLPIIGDDIKSQVGATITHRVLAKLFEDRGVILDRTYQLNVGGNMDFKNMLQRDRLESKKLSKTQAVTSNLTGPLAGKKDDRNVHIGPSDYVAWLDDRKWAYVRLEGRAFGEVPLSLEYKLEVWDSPNSAGIIIDAVRAAKIAKDRGIGGPILSAATYFMKSPPVQMEDTAGRAQLEAFIRGDIER; translated from the coding sequence ATGACATCTATCCGCGTGGGCATCGTCGGCGTAGGAAACTGCGCCTCGTCCCTGGTCCAGGGCGTGCACTACTACCGTGACGCCGACCCGGCGAGCACCGTCCCGGGCCTCATGCACGTGCGGTTCGGCGACTACCACGTGTCGGACCTCGAGTTCGTCGCGGCGTTCGACGTCGACGCGAAGAAGGTCGGCTTCGACCTGGCGGAGGCCATCACGGCGTCCGAGAACAACACGATAAAGATCGCGGACGTGCCGCCCCTCGGCGTGACGGTCCAGCGCGGGCCCACGCTCGACGGGCTCGGCGACTACTACCGCCAGACGATCGACGAGTCGACGAAGGACGCAGTAGACGTCGTAGCCACCCTGCGCGCGGCCGAGGTCGACGTGCTCGTGTGCTACCTGCCGGTGGGTTCCGAGAAGGCCGCCAAGTTCTACGCGCAGTGCGCGATCGACGCGGGCGTGGCGTTTGTCAACGCGCTGCCGGTATTCATCGCGTCCGACCCCCAGTGGGCCGCGAAGTTCGAGGAGGCGGGTCTCCCGATCATCGGCGACGACATCAAGTCGCAGGTGGGCGCCACCATCACACACCGGGTGCTGGCCAAGCTGTTCGAGGACCGCGGCGTCATCCTGGACCGTACGTATCAGCTCAACGTCGGCGGCAACATGGACTTCAAGAACATGCTGCAGCGCGACCGGCTGGAGTCGAAGAAGCTCTCCAAGACGCAGGCCGTCACGTCCAACCTCACCGGTCCGCTGGCCGGCAAGAAGGACGACCGCAACGTGCACATCGGCCCGTCGGACTACGTGGCGTGGCTCGACGACCGCAAGTGGGCGTACGTACGCCTCGAGGGCCGGGCGTTCGGCGAGGTGCCGCTGAGCCTGGAGTACAAGCTCGAGGTGTGGGACTCCCCGAACTCCGCGGGCATCATCATCGACGCGGTGCGGGCCGCGAAGATCGCGAAGGACCGGGGCATCGGCGGGCCGATCCTCTCGGCGGCGACGTACTTCATGAAGTCCCCGCCCGTGCAGATGGAGGACACCGCGGGGCGCGCGCAGCTGGAGGCCTTCATCCGCGGCGACATCGAGCGCTGA